The Saccharothrix variisporea genome has a segment encoding these proteins:
- a CDS encoding GNAT family N-acetyltransferase: MTGSTPPAEPRQPAGSRAVVELRPVDDAALQRLAALAVGDADPADVMPPGWTPGDISAFFDFYVGFRADSFEIVHHGDTVGFTRLTPEGETGLWVARSARGRGIGVAAVREVVDQAVLRRIPVVTARTTTANTAALSVLRRAGAALEVDGERVTARLGVPLEPPTDLADPVDLLVRYLDFYRATVLRKLDGLTDEQLRTSRVPSGWSPLGLVKHLAYVELRWLRWGFDGEEIARPYGDPDVEHAEFVVDGETADQVRTFYLEQCARSREIVAAARLDDRMARWRVETLPTPTLAWILFHLLQEYARHVGHLDVVRELTDGVTGQ, from the coding sequence GTGACCGGATCCACCCCACCCGCCGAACCGCGCCAGCCTGCCGGGTCGCGCGCGGTGGTCGAACTGCGGCCGGTGGACGACGCCGCTCTCCAGCGCCTGGCCGCGCTCGCGGTCGGCGACGCCGACCCCGCCGACGTCATGCCGCCCGGCTGGACGCCGGGGGACATCTCCGCCTTCTTCGACTTCTACGTGGGTTTTCGGGCCGATTCCTTCGAGATCGTCCACCACGGCGACACAGTCGGGTTCACCCGCCTCACCCCGGAGGGCGAGACCGGCCTGTGGGTCGCGCGGTCCGCACGCGGGCGGGGCATCGGCGTGGCGGCGGTGCGCGAGGTCGTGGACCAGGCGGTGCTGCGGCGCATCCCGGTGGTCACCGCCCGGACCACGACCGCGAACACCGCCGCGCTGTCGGTGCTGCGGCGCGCGGGAGCCGCGCTGGAGGTCGACGGCGAGCGGGTGACCGCCCGGCTGGGCGTGCCGCTGGAACCGCCGACCGACCTCGCCGACCCCGTCGACCTGCTCGTGCGGTACCTCGACTTCTACCGCGCGACCGTGCTGCGCAAGCTCGACGGCCTGACCGACGAGCAGCTGCGCACCAGCCGCGTCCCGTCCGGCTGGAGCCCGTTGGGCCTGGTCAAGCACCTGGCGTACGTCGAGCTGCGGTGGCTGCGGTGGGGGTTCGACGGCGAGGAGATCGCGCGGCCCTACGGCGACCCGGACGTCGAGCACGCCGAGTTCGTCGTGGACGGCGAGACCGCCGACCAGGTGCGGACGTTCTACCTGGAGCAGTGCGCGCGGTCCCGCGAGATCGTCGCCGCCGCGCGCCTGGACGACCGGATGGCCCGGTGGCGGGTCGAGACGCTGCCGACGCCGACCCTGGCGTGGATCCTGTTCCACCTGCTGCAGGAGTACGCCCGGCACGTCGGGCACCTCGACGTCGTGCGCGAACTGACCGACGGCGTCACCGGCCAGTGA
- a CDS encoding putative protein N(5)-glutamine methyltransferase produces MDVVTRLRAAGCVFAEDEARLLTEAAGSPEALAAMVDRRVAGLPLEHVLGFAEFRGLRVAVDPGVFVPRQRTAYLVELAVPLVAPGAVVVDLCCGSGALGAAVAAGVPGAEVYAADLDPAAVVCARRNLPPERVFEGDLYAALQHDLRGRVDVLVVNAPYVPTDAIALMPPEARDHEPLVALDGGVDGLDVQRRVAAGAPEWLAPGGALLLETSDRQAPATLAAFEGAGLAARVERDEEVGATVVVGFAGSNPVTGR; encoded by the coding sequence GTGGACGTCGTGACGCGGCTGCGGGCCGCCGGGTGTGTGTTCGCCGAGGACGAGGCGCGGTTGTTGACCGAGGCGGCGGGTTCGCCGGAGGCGTTGGCGGCGATGGTGGACCGGCGGGTGGCCGGGTTGCCGCTGGAGCACGTGCTGGGGTTCGCGGAGTTCCGCGGCCTGCGGGTGGCGGTGGACCCGGGCGTGTTCGTGCCGCGGCAGCGCACGGCGTACCTGGTGGAGCTGGCGGTGCCGTTGGTCGCGCCGGGTGCGGTGGTGGTGGACCTGTGCTGCGGGTCGGGTGCGCTGGGTGCGGCGGTGGCGGCGGGCGTGCCGGGCGCGGAGGTCTACGCGGCGGACCTGGACCCGGCGGCGGTGGTGTGCGCCCGCCGCAACCTGCCGCCGGAGCGGGTGTTCGAGGGCGACCTGTACGCGGCGCTGCAGCACGACCTGCGCGGCCGGGTGGACGTGCTGGTGGTCAACGCCCCCTACGTCCCGACCGACGCGATCGCCCTGATGCCGCCCGAGGCCCGCGACCACGAGCCGCTGGTCGCGCTGGACGGCGGCGTGGACGGCCTGGACGTCCAGCGACGCGTGGCCGCCGGCGCGCCGGAGTGGCTGGCACCGGGCGGCGCGTTGCTGCTGGAGACCAGCGACCGCCAGGCCCCGGCCACGCTGGCGGCGTTCGAGGGGGCGGGGCTGGCGGCGCGGGTCGAGCGGGACGAGGAGGTCGGGGCCACCGTCGTCGTCGGGTTCGCCGGCTCGAACCCGGTCACTGGCCGGTGA
- a CDS encoding PadR family transcriptional regulator, with amino-acid sequence MSATRLLVLGVVRGYGVAHGYLIGNDLMSWGAGEWANVKWGSIYHALKQLTKEECLADEEVPPARTDYRLTAKGEQEFQRLLRDALRRPETRPDMLGAGLALLPSLPRADAVALLHERLAALESRRDAARKQVGEWTDPPHVRELFGLWEHTASAGVEWTRGLLARLEEGAYAMAGERNSPGDPGSWAILKLE; translated from the coding sequence ATGTCGGCGACGCGGTTGCTGGTGCTGGGCGTGGTGCGCGGGTACGGCGTGGCGCACGGCTACCTGATCGGCAACGACCTGATGTCGTGGGGCGCGGGGGAGTGGGCCAACGTCAAGTGGGGGTCGATCTACCACGCGTTGAAGCAGCTCACCAAGGAAGAGTGCCTGGCCGACGAGGAGGTCCCGCCCGCGCGCACCGACTACCGGCTCACCGCGAAGGGCGAGCAGGAGTTCCAGCGGCTGCTGCGCGACGCGCTGCGGCGGCCCGAGACGCGGCCGGACATGCTCGGGGCCGGGTTGGCGCTGCTGCCGTCGCTGCCGCGGGCGGACGCGGTGGCGCTGCTGCACGAACGCCTGGCCGCGCTGGAGAGCCGCCGGGACGCGGCGCGCAAGCAGGTCGGGGAGTGGACCGACCCGCCGCACGTGCGGGAGCTGTTCGGGTTGTGGGAGCACACGGCCTCCGCCGGGGTGGAGTGGACGCGCGGGCTGCTGGCGCGGCTGGAGGAGGGCGCGTACGCGATGGCAGGGGAGCGGAACTCCCCC
- a CDS encoding siderophore-interacting protein, which yields MPLLHVTAVAPVTPHVTRVRFTGDGLDHLPTWPDQQLKLLFPRDGHPVPDLPADRGDKYGMGWYQAYQAIPEPERPWLRSYTVRAHHPDTHEIDIDFVLHDHPGPATRWALHAKPGDTLGRYGPSKVYHRPLGKADWYLFAGDETATPAIATLLAALPADTPTLTYVEARDATEEQPLPNVHWIHRGDTPPGHGTGLLDAIRTADLPPGKGYAWLGGEASAVRALRRHLTEERGFDKRAIDFTGYWRLALTQDDSPTDEDLADAQERVAF from the coding sequence ATGCCACTCCTGCACGTCACCGCCGTCGCCCCGGTCACCCCGCACGTCACCCGCGTGCGCTTCACCGGCGACGGCCTCGACCACCTCCCCACCTGGCCCGACCAGCAACTCAAACTGCTCTTCCCCCGCGACGGCCACCCCGTCCCCGACCTGCCCGCCGACCGCGGCGACAAGTACGGCATGGGCTGGTACCAGGCCTACCAAGCCATCCCCGAACCCGAACGCCCCTGGCTGCGCAGCTACACCGTCCGCGCCCACCACCCCGACACCCACGAGATCGACATCGACTTCGTCCTGCACGACCACCCCGGCCCCGCCACCCGGTGGGCACTCCACGCCAAGCCCGGCGACACCCTCGGCCGCTACGGACCGTCCAAGGTCTACCACCGTCCCCTGGGCAAGGCGGACTGGTACCTCTTCGCCGGCGACGAAACCGCCACCCCCGCCATCGCCACCCTCCTGGCCGCCCTACCAGCGGACACCCCGACCCTCACCTACGTCGAAGCCCGCGACGCCACCGAAGAACAGCCGCTGCCGAACGTCCACTGGATCCACCGCGGCGACACCCCACCCGGCCACGGCACCGGACTGCTCGACGCCATCCGCACCGCGGACCTCCCACCCGGCAAGGGCTACGCGTGGCTCGGCGGCGAGGCGAGCGCGGTCCGCGCCCTGCGCCGCCACCTCACCGAAGAACGCGGCTTCGACAAGCGGGCCATCGACTTCACCGGCTACTGGCGACTCGCCCTCACCCAGGACGACTCCCCCACCGACGAAGACCTCGCCGACGCCCAGGAACGCGTCGCCTTCTGA
- a CDS encoding S8 family peptidase, translated as MRGNRTPLLALSTAAVTALALAGTATPAAAAEGEILGADNPRAIKGSYIVVFNDLSTQSVDALTTDLSAKYSAKVDFTYRHALRGFAGTLTERAARRLAADPAVAYVQQNGTVEALDTQTNPPSWGLDRIDQQNLPLDNSYTYPTTASNVTAYIIDTGIRTTHQDFGGRATWGTNTVDSNNTDCNGHGTHVAGTVGGSSYGVAKGVKLVAVKVLNCQGSGSFAGVAAGIDWVTGNHTSGPAVANMSLGAQGSDATTENAVRNAIADGVTFAIASGNSNADACNFTPARVAEAVTVNASDNADARASFSNYGTCTDIFAPGVNITSAWMTNDTATNTISGTSMATPHVAGGAALLLGVTPTLTPAQVQSQLIANSTPNKITNPGTGSPNRLLYVNTGGSVPGNPTVTNPGNQTGTVGTATSLQLKATGGTPGYTWSATGLPPGLSLNASTGLISGTPTTAGSYTVTATATDAAGKTGSTTFGWTINPPGGSCTSPGQKLVNPGFESGTAGWTNATWTIGPWTGTGAPRSGTQSSWISGYGYTQTETLQQVVTIPAGCTNSTLSLYLKISTTEYEPAVFDTFTIKANGTTLATYTNLNPSGYALRTFSLGAYAGQSVTLTFTGAEDWSYETSFVLDDLSVTAA; from the coding sequence ATGCGCGGAAATCGAACACCCCTGCTCGCATTGTCCACGGCCGCGGTGACGGCGCTCGCGTTGGCCGGCACGGCCACGCCCGCCGCGGCGGCCGAAGGCGAGATCCTCGGCGCGGACAACCCGCGTGCGATCAAGGGCAGCTACATCGTCGTCTTCAACGACCTGTCCACCCAGAGCGTCGACGCGCTCACCACCGACCTGAGCGCCAAGTACTCCGCCAAGGTCGACTTCACCTACCGCCACGCGCTGAGAGGCTTCGCCGGCACCCTGACCGAGCGCGCCGCCCGCCGCCTGGCCGCCGACCCGGCCGTGGCCTACGTCCAGCAGAACGGGACCGTCGAGGCGCTGGACACCCAGACCAACCCGCCGTCCTGGGGCCTGGACCGCATCGACCAGCAGAACCTGCCGCTGGACAACAGCTACACCTACCCCACCACGGCGTCGAACGTCACCGCGTACATCATCGACACCGGCATCCGCACCACCCACCAGGACTTCGGCGGTCGCGCCACCTGGGGCACCAACACCGTCGACAGCAACAACACCGACTGCAACGGCCACGGCACCCACGTCGCCGGCACGGTCGGCGGCTCCTCCTACGGCGTGGCGAAGGGCGTCAAGCTGGTCGCGGTGAAGGTGTTGAACTGCCAGGGTTCCGGCTCGTTCGCCGGGGTCGCGGCGGGCATCGACTGGGTCACCGGCAACCACACCTCCGGCCCGGCCGTGGCCAACATGAGCCTCGGCGCCCAGGGCAGCGACGCCACCACCGAGAACGCGGTGCGCAACGCCATCGCCGACGGCGTCACCTTCGCCATCGCGTCCGGCAACTCCAACGCCGACGCCTGCAACTTCACGCCGGCGCGGGTCGCCGAGGCGGTCACCGTCAACGCCTCGGACAACGCCGACGCACGCGCCTCCTTCTCCAACTACGGCACGTGCACCGACATCTTCGCGCCGGGCGTCAACATCACCTCCGCGTGGATGACCAACGACACCGCCACCAACACCATCTCCGGCACGTCGATGGCCACCCCGCACGTGGCCGGCGGCGCGGCGCTGCTGCTGGGCGTGACGCCGACCCTGACCCCCGCCCAGGTGCAGAGCCAACTGATCGCGAACTCCACCCCCAACAAGATCACCAACCCGGGCACCGGCTCGCCCAACCGCCTGCTGTACGTCAACACCGGCGGCTCCGTGCCCGGCAACCCGACGGTCACCAACCCGGGTAACCAGACCGGCACCGTCGGCACCGCGACCAGCCTCCAGCTCAAGGCCACCGGCGGCACCCCCGGCTACACGTGGAGCGCCACCGGCCTGCCGCCCGGCCTGTCGCTCAACGCCTCGACCGGCCTGATCTCCGGCACGCCCACCACCGCCGGCTCCTACACGGTGACCGCCACCGCCACCGACGCGGCGGGCAAGACCGGCAGCACCACGTTCGGCTGGACGATCAACCCGCCCGGCGGCTCGTGCACCAGCCCCGGCCAGAAGCTGGTCAACCCCGGCTTCGAGTCCGGCACCGCCGGCTGGACCAACGCCACCTGGACCATCGGCCCGTGGACCGGCACCGGCGCACCCCGCTCGGGCACCCAGTCCTCCTGGATCAGCGGCTACGGCTACACGCAGACCGAGACGCTGCAGCAGGTCGTCACCATCCCGGCCGGCTGCACGAACTCGACCCTGTCGCTGTACCTGAAGATCAGCACCACGGAGTACGAGCCCGCGGTGTTCGACACCTTCACCATCAAGGCCAACGGCACCACCCTGGCCACCTACACCAACCTCAACCCGTCCGGGTACGCGCTGCGCACGTTCAGCCTGGGCGCGTACGCGGGCCAGTCGGTGACGCTGACGTTCACCGGCGCGGAGGACTGGTCGTACGAGACGTCCTTCGTCCTGGACGACCTCTCCGTCACCGCAGCCTGA
- a CDS encoding TetR/AcrR family transcriptional regulator gives MVVYAGQGDARRSMALLWRRPDEEAKPGPKPGLSLDVIVDAAIGVADEHGMAALSMRAVGERLGRTAMALYTYVPNKAELIDLMYDKVLGELPGDYPLDDGWRPALTAWARDTRAFYLWHPWVLQVSQARPVLGPNEFRMLETLLRILRETGLDVQVLRGVVGAVVQFVRGSADVIADVRRAARDTGVSDEEWWYARSPVLEEVAPDFAARFPLATWLGAEQAPGDDDCTPYLEREAEWNFTVGLDVLLDGIEVTIARSVG, from the coding sequence GTGGTCGTGTACGCCGGGCAGGGGGATGCGCGCCGGTCGATGGCCTTGTTGTGGCGCCGGCCCGACGAGGAGGCGAAACCGGGGCCCAAGCCCGGCCTGAGCCTGGACGTCATCGTGGATGCCGCGATCGGGGTGGCCGACGAGCACGGTATGGCCGCGTTGTCGATGCGGGCGGTGGGGGAGCGGCTCGGGCGTACGGCGATGGCGCTGTACACCTACGTGCCCAACAAGGCCGAGTTGATCGACCTCATGTACGACAAGGTGCTGGGCGAGTTGCCCGGCGACTACCCGCTGGACGACGGCTGGCGGCCGGCCCTGACCGCGTGGGCGCGGGACACGCGTGCGTTCTACCTGTGGCACCCGTGGGTGCTCCAGGTGTCCCAGGCGCGGCCGGTATTGGGGCCCAACGAGTTCCGCATGCTCGAAACGCTGCTGCGCATCCTGCGCGAGACGGGACTGGACGTGCAGGTGCTGCGGGGTGTGGTGGGGGCGGTGGTGCAGTTCGTGCGGGGGTCTGCGGATGTGATCGCCGACGTGCGGCGGGCCGCGCGGGACACCGGGGTCAGCGACGAGGAGTGGTGGTACGCCCGGTCGCCGGTGCTGGAGGAGGTGGCGCCGGACTTCGCCGCCCGGTTCCCGCTGGCCACGTGGCTGGGCGCGGAGCAGGCGCCCGGCGACGACGACTGCACCCCCTACCTGGAGCGTGAGGCGGAGTGGAACTTCACCGTCGGGCTGGACGTGCTGCTGGACGGGATCGAGGTGACCATCGCCCGGTCCGTCGGGTGA
- a CDS encoding winged helix DNA-binding domain-containing protein encodes MALPEITDDDRRARLGRRHLLAAQADTVEEVVDALVGLHATDPATVFLSARARLTDPSVAAVEEAFYERQSLVRLLCMRRTMFAVTADLAPVVDAAAARAIAAKERAGLLKYLAEGVGWDAERLAKVEQATLAALAARGEATVVELGRDVPDLLEQVVVAAGKKYETRQNVSSRIVRVLAADGRMRRSRPRGTWISSQFRWAPAQPWPEVDTGQARAELVRRWLASFGPGSEGDLKWWTGWTLGAVRTALKAVGAVQVELSTGPGWALPDDLFTPETEPWVALLPALDPTPMGWQARDWYLAPELRPRLFDTAGNVGPTAWCDGRVVGGWAQRPDGEVVWQALTDVGAQARAALDAEAARLTGWLGGVRVVPRFRTPLEKELSR; translated from the coding sequence GTGGCCCTGCCCGAGATCACCGATGACGACCGCCGCGCCCGCCTGGGACGCCGCCACCTGCTCGCCGCCCAGGCCGACACCGTGGAGGAGGTGGTGGACGCCCTGGTCGGTCTGCACGCCACCGACCCGGCCACGGTGTTCCTGTCCGCCCGCGCCCGACTGACCGACCCGTCGGTGGCGGCGGTCGAGGAGGCCTTCTACGAGCGGCAGTCGCTGGTGCGGCTGCTGTGCATGCGCCGGACGATGTTCGCCGTCACCGCCGACCTCGCCCCGGTCGTGGACGCCGCCGCGGCCCGCGCGATCGCCGCCAAGGAACGCGCCGGCCTGCTCAAGTACCTGGCCGAGGGCGTGGGGTGGGACGCCGAGCGGCTCGCCAAGGTCGAACAGGCCACCCTGGCGGCCCTGGCCGCGCGGGGTGAGGCGACCGTGGTCGAACTCGGCCGGGACGTCCCCGACCTGCTGGAACAGGTCGTGGTGGCGGCGGGCAAGAAGTACGAGACCCGGCAGAACGTGTCCAGCCGCATCGTGCGCGTCCTGGCCGCGGACGGCCGGATGCGCCGCAGCCGCCCGCGCGGCACGTGGATCAGCAGCCAGTTCCGCTGGGCTCCCGCGCAGCCGTGGCCGGAGGTCGACACCGGTCAGGCGCGGGCCGAGCTGGTGCGCCGCTGGCTGGCCTCCTTCGGACCCGGCAGCGAGGGCGACCTGAAGTGGTGGACCGGCTGGACGCTCGGCGCGGTCCGCACCGCCCTGAAGGCGGTCGGCGCGGTGCAGGTCGAGCTGTCCACCGGCCCCGGCTGGGCGCTGCCCGACGACCTGTTCACCCCCGAGACCGAGCCGTGGGTCGCCCTGCTGCCCGCCCTGGACCCGACGCCGATGGGCTGGCAGGCCCGCGACTGGTACCTGGCCCCGGAGCTGCGGCCCCGCCTGTTCGACACCGCCGGCAACGTCGGCCCCACCGCCTGGTGCGACGGCCGCGTGGTCGGCGGCTGGGCGCAGCGACCGGACGGCGAGGTCGTCTGGCAGGCCCTCACCGACGTGGGCGCACAGGCCCGCGCCGCCCTCGACGCCGAAGCCGCCCGCCTGACCGGGTGGCTGGGCGGCGTGCGGGTCGTGCCCCGCTTCCGCACCCCGCTGGAGAAGGAGCTGTCCCGGTGA
- a CDS encoding ATP-binding cassette domain-containing protein → MATAADSPADSAADSHDVIQVRGARENNLKNVSVDIPKRRLTVFTGVSGSGKSSLVFGTIAAESQRLINETYTAFIQSFMAPVGRPDVDALRNLSAAIVVDQERMGANSRSTVGTATDAHTMLRILFSRLGQPHVGTSGAFSFNLPEGMCPECEGLGRVSTIDVDRLVDRTKSLNDGAITIPGYSADGWLVQTYAQSGFFDPDLPLDQYTDQQWHDLLHKENTKVKIGKTNVTYEGLLPRVQRSFLTKDRENMQPHIRAFVDRAVTFTECPECHGTRLNAAALSSKINGLNIADCAALQISDLADWVTKIDDESVRPMVTTLAETLDSLVEIGLGYLSLDRPAATLSGGEAQRVKMVRHLGSALTDVTYVFDEPTIGLHPHDIQRMNDLLLRLKDKGNTVLVVEHKPETIKIADHVVDLGPGAGVHGGHITYTGTVEGLRASDTLTGRHLDHRARLRPDPRTPRGHLSITGATLHNLKDVDVDIPLGVLTVVTGVAGSGKSSLIHGHLANRDDVVTVDQSPIRGSRRSNPATYTGLLDPIRTAFAKANGVKPALFSANSEGACPQCKGIGLVYTDLAMMAGVASTCEECEGKRFTPAVLEHKLRGKDISQVLAMSVTEARDFFTEKAAATILARLVDVGLGYLSLGQPLTTLSGGERQRLKLAIHMAEKAATYVLDEPTTGLHLADVDQLLGLLDRLVDDGGTVIVIEHHQAVMAHADWIIDLGPGAGHDGGRIVFTGTPTDLVTHGDTLTAHHLRAYVGR, encoded by the coding sequence ATGGCAACCGCCGCCGACAGCCCGGCCGACAGCGCAGCCGACAGCCACGACGTCATCCAGGTCCGAGGCGCCCGCGAGAACAACCTCAAGAACGTCAGCGTCGACATCCCCAAACGCCGCCTCACCGTCTTCACCGGCGTCTCCGGCTCCGGCAAGAGCAGCCTCGTCTTCGGCACCATCGCCGCCGAGTCGCAGCGCCTGATCAACGAGACCTACACCGCGTTCATCCAGTCCTTCATGGCCCCCGTCGGCCGCCCCGACGTCGACGCCCTGCGCAACCTCAGCGCCGCCATCGTGGTCGACCAAGAGCGCATGGGCGCCAACTCCCGCTCCACCGTCGGCACCGCCACCGACGCCCACACCATGCTGCGCATCCTGTTCAGCCGCCTCGGCCAACCACACGTGGGCACCTCCGGCGCGTTCAGCTTCAACCTCCCCGAGGGCATGTGCCCCGAATGCGAAGGCCTCGGCCGCGTCTCCACCATCGACGTCGACCGGCTCGTCGACCGCACCAAATCCCTCAACGACGGCGCCATCACCATCCCCGGCTACTCCGCCGACGGCTGGCTCGTCCAGACCTACGCCCAGTCCGGCTTCTTCGACCCCGACCTCCCCCTCGACCAGTACACCGACCAGCAGTGGCACGACCTCCTGCACAAGGAGAACACCAAGGTCAAGATCGGCAAGACCAACGTCACCTACGAAGGCCTCCTCCCCCGCGTCCAACGGTCCTTCCTCACCAAGGACCGCGAGAACATGCAACCCCACATCCGCGCCTTCGTCGACCGAGCCGTCACCTTCACCGAGTGCCCCGAGTGCCACGGCACCCGCCTCAACGCCGCCGCCCTCTCCTCCAAGATCAACGGCCTGAACATCGCCGACTGCGCCGCCCTCCAGATCAGCGACCTCGCCGACTGGGTCACCAAGATCGACGACGAGTCCGTCCGCCCCATGGTCACCACCCTCGCCGAAACCCTCGACTCCCTGGTCGAGATCGGCCTGGGCTACCTCAGCCTCGACCGCCCCGCCGCCACCCTCTCCGGCGGCGAGGCCCAACGCGTCAAGATGGTCCGCCACCTCGGCTCCGCCCTCACCGACGTCACCTACGTCTTCGACGAACCCACCATCGGCCTGCACCCCCACGACATCCAACGCATGAACGACCTCCTCCTGCGCCTCAAGGACAAGGGCAACACCGTCCTGGTCGTCGAGCACAAACCCGAAACCATCAAGATCGCCGACCACGTCGTCGACCTCGGCCCCGGCGCGGGCGTCCACGGCGGCCACATCACCTACACCGGCACCGTCGAAGGACTCCGCGCCTCCGACACCCTCACCGGCCGCCACCTCGACCACCGCGCCCGCCTGCGCCCGGACCCCCGCACCCCACGCGGCCACCTGTCCATCACCGGCGCAACCCTGCACAACCTCAAGGACGTCGACGTCGACATCCCCCTCGGCGTCCTCACCGTCGTCACCGGCGTCGCAGGCTCCGGCAAATCCAGCCTCATCCACGGCCACCTCGCCAACCGCGACGACGTCGTCACCGTCGACCAATCCCCCATCCGCGGCAGCCGCCGCAGCAACCCCGCCACCTACACCGGACTCCTCGACCCCATCCGCACCGCCTTCGCCAAGGCCAACGGCGTCAAACCCGCCCTCTTCAGCGCCAACTCCGAAGGCGCCTGCCCCCAGTGCAAGGGCATCGGCCTCGTCTACACCGACCTCGCCATGATGGCCGGCGTCGCCTCCACCTGCGAAGAGTGCGAAGGCAAGCGGTTCACCCCCGCCGTCCTCGAGCACAAACTGCGCGGCAAGGACATCAGCCAAGTCCTCGCCATGTCCGTCACCGAAGCCCGCGACTTCTTCACCGAAAAAGCCGCCGCCACCATCCTCGCCCGCCTGGTCGACGTCGGCCTGGGCTACCTCTCCCTCGGCCAACCCCTCACCACCCTGTCCGGCGGCGAACGCCAACGCCTCAAACTCGCCATCCACATGGCCGAGAAAGCCGCCACCTACGTCCTCGACGAACCCACCACCGGCCTCCACCTCGCCGACGTCGACCAACTCCTCGGCCTGCTCGACCGGCTCGTCGACGACGGCGGCACCGTCATCGTCATCGAGCACCACCAAGCCGTCATGGCCCACGCCGACTGGATCATCGACCTCGGCCCCGGCGCCGGCCACGACGGCGGCCGAATCGTGTTCACCGGCACCCCCACCGACCTCGTCACCCACGGCGACACCCTCACCGCCCACCACCTGCGCGCCTACGTCGGCCGCTGA
- a CDS encoding RNA ligase family protein gives MADGRGRGRPRKDPDRLARWTPPEGWSRLVAWVSPEEKRALKHAAADADVPVADLVRRLADGLSTGVVSHQLLLSGRTRGGPVVEKIPTLFERDDRFRVTDRPKPECAWVFAGEGVGTEKLDGTNVRLTVRSGHLVRVEKRRNPGKEQKALGIVDGWYVDTSADSAEDKWILAAAHGTEVSGWPDGEHSCEALGPRIQGNPLGLDTHLCVPFNTTAPVYEDVPRGYEELREFLSALESRYSPGNLAEGIVFHHPDGRRAKIKRKDFPKLAS, from the coding sequence GTGGCAGACGGCAGGGGACGAGGGAGACCACGCAAGGACCCGGACCGGTTGGCGCGCTGGACACCGCCCGAGGGGTGGTCCCGGCTCGTCGCGTGGGTCTCGCCGGAGGAGAAGCGGGCGCTCAAGCACGCCGCGGCCGACGCGGACGTGCCGGTGGCCGACCTCGTCCGGCGCCTGGCGGACGGGTTGTCCACCGGGGTCGTCAGCCACCAGTTGTTGCTCAGTGGACGAACGAGAGGGGGACCAGTCGTGGAGAAGATCCCGACGCTGTTCGAGCGCGACGACCGGTTCCGGGTGACCGACCGGCCCAAGCCCGAGTGCGCGTGGGTGTTCGCGGGTGAGGGCGTGGGCACCGAGAAGCTCGACGGGACCAACGTGCGGCTGACCGTGCGGTCCGGTCACCTGGTGCGCGTGGAGAAGCGGCGCAACCCGGGCAAGGAGCAGAAGGCGCTGGGCATCGTGGACGGGTGGTACGTCGACACCTCTGCCGACTCGGCGGAGGACAAGTGGATCCTGGCGGCGGCGCACGGCACCGAGGTGTCGGGTTGGCCGGACGGCGAGCACTCGTGCGAGGCGCTGGGTCCGCGCATCCAGGGCAACCCGTTGGGCCTGGACACCCACTTGTGCGTGCCGTTCAACACGACCGCGCCGGTCTACGAGGACGTGCCGCGCGGGTACGAGGAGCTGCGGGAGTTCCTGTCCGCTTTGGAGAGTCGGTACTCGCCGGGGAACCTGGCGGAGGGGATCGTGTTCCACCACCCGGACGGGCGGCGGGCGAAGATCAAGCGCAAGGACTTCCCGAAGTTGGCGTCCTGA